Proteins encoded within one genomic window of Bombina bombina isolate aBomBom1 chromosome 1, aBomBom1.pri, whole genome shotgun sequence:
- the LOC128663371 gene encoding keratin, type I cytoskeletal 42-like, with the protein MQHLNDRLATYLEKVRSLEQENTQLERNIREWYDRNQPASLPDFSNFFRTIQELQGQISAASTENARLVLQIDNSRLAIDDFKNKYEIELRLRNSIEADVTSLRRVLESLNIERRDLEVQVQNLQEELQQMRKNHEEEVSCLRAQLGARVSVEVDAAPSVDLNRALSEIREQYENSMERNMRDVENMFMQRSDELNRQVLSGSEQLQTVQTEIIELRRTVQTLEIELQSQLSMKSALENTLAETEASFGSQLAQLQDMINGVEAQLSQIRSDLERQNNEYRMLMDQKTHLEMEISTYKRLLDGQFGVLKSSKTVDSIHFIP; encoded by the exons ATGCAGCATCTGAATGACCGACTGGCAACTTACCTAGAAAAGGTGCGTTCACTGGAGCAGGAAAACACTCAGCTGGAGAGGAATATCCGAGAGTGGTACGACAGAAACCAGCCAGCATCATTGCCTGATTTTAGCAACTTCTTCAGGACTATTCAAGAGCTCCAGGGACAG ATATCTGCAGCTAGTACAGAAAACGCCAGACTTGTCCTCCAGATAGACAATTCCCGACTGGCAATTGATGACTTTAAAAACAA ATATGAAATAGAACTCAGGTTGAGAAACAGTATTGAGGCTGATGTTACCAGTCTGCGCAGAGTCCTAGAAAGTCTGAACATAGAAAGACGTGATCTAGAAGTCCAAGTGCAAAATCTCCAAGAAGAGCTACAGCAGATGAGGAAAAACCATGAAGAG GAGGTCAGCTGTCTTCGTGCTCAGCTGGGTGCCAGGGTCAGTGTGGAGGTCGATGCTGCCCCATCTGTTGATCTCAACAGAGCTTTATCTGAAATCAGAGAACAGTATGAGAACTCGATGGAGAGAAACATGAGGGATGTTGAGAACATGTTCATGCAAagg AGTGATGAGCTGAACCGTCAGGTACTTTCTGGCTCTGAGCAGCTACAGACAGTCCAAACTGAAATCATTGAGTTAAGACGCACTGTCCAGACCCTGGAGATCGAGTTACAAAGCCAACTAAGCATG AAATCAGCTCTGGAAAACACCTTGGCCGAGACAGAGGCCTCTTTTGGCTCCCAGCTTGCACAATTACAAGACATGATCAATGGCGTTGAAGCACAGTTGTCTCAGATCCGATCTGATCTAGAAAGACAGAACAATGAGTACAGAATGCTCATGGACCAGAAGACCCATTTGGAGATGGAGATCTCCACCTACAAACGCCTACTGGATGGGCA GTTTGGTGTACTGAAATCATCCAAAACAGTCGACAGTATACATTTTATACCTTAA